The following proteins are co-located in the Ailuropoda melanoleuca isolate Jingjing chromosome 13, ASM200744v2, whole genome shotgun sequence genome:
- the FAM110A gene encoding protein FAM110A — protein sequence MPVDTLTPGARDTSALPFRLRTKVPGYLLRRPADGGARKPSAVERLEADKAKYVKSLHVANTRQEPVQPLLSKQPLFSPGTRRTVLTPSRRVLPGPGRRPQLDLDILSSLIDLCDSPSSPAEASRTPGWTEGAHQAPPATPPRPPPSTAAVRRVDVRPLPASPARPCPSPGTATASSPARPPGLQRSKSDLSERFSRAAADLERFFNFCGLDPEEARGLGVAHLARASSDIVSLAGPSAGPGSSEGDCSRRSSATVEERARERVPYGVSVVERNARVIKWLYGLRQARDDPAAEG from the coding sequence ATGCCTGTGGACACTCTGACTCCGGGAGCCCGGGACACCTCTGCCCTACCTTTCCGCCTGCGGACCAAAGTCCCTGGCTACCTGCTACGGCGGCCGGCAGATGGTGGAGCACGGAAACCTAGTGCCGTGGAGCGCCTGGAGGCCGACAAGGCCAAGTACGTCAAGAGCCTGCATGTGGCCAACACCCGCCAGGAACCTGTGCAGCCCCTACTGTCCAAACAGCCACTCTTCAGCCCTGGGACTCGCCGCACAGTGCTCACACCTAGCCGTCGAGTCCTGCCTGGACCTGGCCGCCGGCCCCAGCTGGACCTGGACATCCTTAGCAGCCTCATCGACTTGTGTGATAGTCCCTCGTCCCCTGCCGAGGCCAGCCGTACCCCTGGATGGACAGAAGGAGCCCACCAGGCGCCCCCGGCCACCCCTCCACGCCCGCCACCCAGTACGGCTGCCGTCCGCCGAGTGGATGTCCGTCCCCTGCCCGCCTCCCCTGCCCGGCCCTGTCCATCGCCTGGCACTGCCactgcctccagcccagcccgGCCCCCGGGTTTGCAACGCTCCAAGTCGGATTTGAGTGAGCGCTTCTCCAGAGCAGCAGCTGACCTGGAGCGATTTTTTAACTTCTGTGGCCTGGACCCGGAGGAGGCACGGGGCTTGGGTGTGGCCCACCTGGCGCGGGCCAGCTCAGACATCGTCTCCCTGGCTGGGCCCAGTGCCGGGCCTGGTAGCTCCGAGGGGGACTGCTCCCGCCGCAGCTCTGCCACTGTGGAGGAGCGGGCCCGGGAACGAGTCCCCTATGGTGTGTCGGTGGTGGAGCGCAACGCCCGTGTGATCAAGTGGCTGTACGGGTTGCGGCAGGCGCGGGATGACCCAGCAGCTGAGGGCTAG